The sequence below is a genomic window from Hemitrygon akajei chromosome 2, sHemAka1.3, whole genome shotgun sequence.
gtcacctgtcctaactcgtttcctaatagatctaatattgcatcctctctagtcggtacctctatatattgatttagaaaactttcctgaacacattttacaaactttaacccatctagacctttaacagcaacacacacaaaatgctggtggaacacagcaggccaggcagcatctattcgtcaggtctcggcctgaaacgtcgacagtgcttctccctatagatgctgcctggcctgctgtgttccaccagcattttgtgtgcgttgttgtttgaatttccagcatctgcagatttcctcgtgttagacctttaacagtatgggagtcccaatgaatacgtggaaaattaaaattccctacaatcacaactttatgtttcctgcagttgtctgctatctatctgcagatttgctcctccaattctcgctgactattgggtggtctataatacaaccccattaatgtggtcataccttttctgtttcttagctccacccatatggcctcggtagacaagccctctaatctgtcctgcctgagcactgctgtaacattttccctgactagcaatgccacccccacccttcattcctctgcctctatcacgtctgaaacatcggaaccctggaacattaagctgccagtcctgcccctcctgtagccaagtttcactaatggctacaatgtcatcattccacatgccaatccacaccctcagctcatcagccttcctcacaatactcctcgcattgaaatagacacacctcagaagattattaccaccacacacaacccttctatttgtgactttgcatgaaactttaacatcatttattttcagccccactccactatctgctctggcactctggttcccatccccctgcaaatctagtttaaaccacccccccccaacagcaCTAACAAACGTCCGTGcatggatattggtccccctgtaggtcaggtgtaacccatctctcttgtactggtcccatctgccccagaagaggtcccaatgatcctgaaatctgaaactctgccccctacaccagttcctcagccacgtgttcatcctccagagcatcctattcttaccctcactggcacgtgcacagatagcaatcctgagattaccaccctcaagGCCCTGCtatttaacttcctaccaagctctctatactcactcttcaggacctcctcactctttcttccgaTGTCATTGATACTGATGTGTACcgtgacatctggctgatcaccctcccacttcagaatgctgtgcacacgatcagagacatccccgaccctggcacccgggagaaaacaaaccatccgggagtctctgtcacgaccacagaatctcctgtctgtacccctgactatcgagtccccgatcactaccgctctcctcttcttcccccctcccttctgtactgcagaaccagactcagtgccagagatccggctgccgcagcttgtcccaggtaatccacccccccccccccccaacagcatccaaatcggtatacttgttgttgaggggaatggccacagggagccctgctctgcctgccctttccccttccctcgcctgacgaaGGAGAAGGGGAAATTATCTGTGTGCTGCTCCTTTGGtgtaactgcctccctgtagctactatctataaactcttcattctcccgaatgatccggaggtcatccagctcctgctccagttccctaactcggtttgttaggagctgcagctggatgcacttctagcaggtgtcattgtcagggacaccagaggtctccctgacttcccacatcctgcaagaggagcattccaacatcctgcctggcattctctctactctaaacaaacaaaacaaaacttaccggaacccaccctcgtctctgcctgttcacgctgaagcctgttgagccaaagccgtcccactctgactcagtccactccgacattGGCTGCtacgacgatggccgctgtatatggtggtcttttttttaacctttggcgcgctacgttacacgcctgcgcagtctagcctcttctccccgatcagttaaataaaatggcttctctctgagatgcctttacttcttcactctccgcctcttgctgttGCTGGAAGATCAACCGGTTTCAGACACGTCTAAGGGAGTCCTTCACCAAATTGATCTCCTAGCAGCACCGGATGTCTGTCTCGCGTGGGTATGTGTCCGGAGAACAGGGCAAACCCATCGGCCACATCACCAGTGACGGGTTGAAACTCGGCACATTGACACTCGGTGTCCACGTGCTTCAGATCCACGCACAACTAGATGCAGCCACGCACAAAGGCGGTCATCGGGATGAAGGGAACATTTGGTGCAATTTTCTCTGGGGAATTGTGCACGGCGACCTGTCGGACTCGCTTCATCCTGCATATCCAGATGAACTGGAGGATAGCCCAGGTGTTTACAATAGAAGGGGAGAAATCCTGATCAAAAACTCTGAATGCCCATCACTCAGGACTTCACCACGCAGGGTGGATCATAATAGAAATGCTCCCCAAAACGGGTTTGGGGTAGTCAGGATTTGTATCAGACTGCTCCACACAGACATCTGTAGTACAGTCCAAATCAATCGGTGGGAAACAGAGAGCTTCCCGATCGATTCTGGTGTCAGGCACGGGTGCTCACTCTCCCCTGCTTGTGTGCTGTGTAGAAACCTTTGGCAAACCGTCAGGAAGAACGAAGGGAAAAGAGAGGTGGTGTTGTCAGGCGATGGAGGTACCCAGGTCAAAAGCTCATTCAACATGCATGATGTCACTGTATTGTGCTCAGACCCATGGTCAGTTCACAAACCCATCGGCATCTATGACCATCTGAATCACCATCATTGGTCAGAGCGAGGTCACTGGACCGATCTAATGTCACAATCACCATCAGGTCTGATGACCTGAAGGAGCCGGACATCTTGTTTGGAGTTGCTGAAGCATGTAACAAAATGGCTGGAGCAGACTGGGACGGTGAAACAAAAACTGTCTTTGTGGAAATGGCGTTCTCTGTCAGTAACTTCAAAGAAATTAGCCTTCAGCGTCAGATGTTACCCAGTCGGGCAGTCCTAGTCCTAATGCTTTTGCACCTCCTTCCagacagtagtgggtcaaagagattgtgggatgggtggtagggatcctcagcaATGCTTCCGTGTGGGAATGCTCCTGACTGACACATTacaggctgtgggagtttgtgctgAGGCTCAGTGCAGACAATGCAAAGGCTCTGTGGGGAAAGATCACAGTCTAAGCTCCTTCTGTCACCACATGTGGAGGGGCAGAGTTGGGTGGGGAAGCCCCTCGAACATTGACCATCACCTTAGAGGGCCACATCAGTTGTGATGTGTTTAAGAGAAGTTAAAACTACTGAATACATTGAATAGATGATACTAAGaagttaaaaataaattacaatactCTTTTTGCAACAAATCTTTTTGTATATATGTTGTATTATGAAAATTTATTTTTAAGTTTTAAAAATCAGTTGTGGAGTTGGCTTGAGTTTTGGAGTGCATTCTTTTGAAAGTTCTTTCAAGCTTGTTGAACGGGGAGAGGTTAACCAGAATGGGTCTGTACTTGCCAGAGTTTTAAACAACAAAATATAATCCAAATAAGATTTACTAAATTTGCTAAAAATAGGATTACGTTTTCAAGGGTgtccacagcctcaaaataaggGGTTGGCCACTCAGTACAGAAATGACAAGTTTCTTCACACACGGGCTTCATCATTGTAAgatattgtaagattcaaaattaagatgtacatttctgacaggtccgggttaaagtcaaaggacaaatgtgatttaattatgtctgggttaaagtctgtaaacaagtgtgatctaattatgaatgcagaagccttgacaaaattaactgtttgtggaatcattgaagtcctgagatatggactattgtgttacagaaacgtgtaaaaaaacaactccaaatatggaatgggataagactatgtacctcccgagtcagggaggagtggtggtaaggaagaaggataaaacctgctgccctgtaaggttcaggtttcccttctctgaaggggcccagctctgcagaactgttaataaaatttgtttccttgaatttgtcttgaagccattattcgggagcgtggcttgtttctgacaacttggggcgctcgtccgggatccacactccagccgtgaggggggcaaggaaggacatcggagaaggtgcaccctgccgagttcggcagtccctgattccttgctcgtcgccccgcgcggcttgagcgagtgatatccggcggactcaaggaaacaaagaggggttgtcgaggcagttgagacagtgagcgatcgagtaatttctgtgcacaggacccaggtaagaaattaaattcctgtagagacgtagtgcacgagaatcgtggaactgcggggttcctgcaggtgatttctcctgtagagacgtagtgcacgagaatcgtggaactgcggggttcctgcaggtgatttctcctgtagagacgtagtgcacgagaatcgtggaactgcggggttcctgcaggtgatttctcctgtagagacgtagtgcacgagaatcgtggaactgcggggttcctgcaggtgatttctcctgtagagacgtagtgcacgagaatcgtggaactgcggggttcctgcaggtgatttctcctgtagagacgtagtacacgagaatcgtggaactgcggggtccctgcaggtgaattcctgggcgatcgcggtaatacaggttccggaattggacaggagtgaccgagctaggtgggtcacattcaaattaaattcctgcagagacgtagtgcacgagaattgtggaattacggggtgcctgcgggtggattggaaccgggcaagtcctcgagatggggaataaggggtctaagagaaaaaagggtaaaggaaatccaggcgccaatgatgaaaaataccctggggtaccccctgatagtccgttgggacggatgttagaaaattgggattatgggaggcgaaaagggaagtcaaagaaaaaatgatacagtactgtgaattctggtcccgccagccgatccaagggtcggctgtgtgatggcctaagttcgggtctagcaaggattgggtacaacaagcccttaatctgtacgtgaattcaaaacctaacgttaaacccgaagaaagtgattatgccctatgctggttaccaacgacaaatagttataaattgaaaacgataaatgaagggggacagaaaaagaatacatgggaggtgctcgaccacctgccgccccatatgtgccccctaccgctccgcaaatcgaagaccctgagacggaggttggccaacagctgattcgtgttgaatttgtatcgaaagcatggccagaaaaaaaaaactggaaaaactagaagattggaatactaaacccttaagtgaactacttagggaggcacagacagtgtttgtaagaagggatgaagagaagcagaagacggcaaggataatggtccagacagtgcgacaagtaaccgcagatagtagagagagagagacagggaccatggttggatcgaggtagtagccaggagcaaggaggagggctaaggaaggctttaagatgttttcactgcaacgaagagggacacttcaggcgcgagtgccccagataccgacaggaagtgcgctcgtatgccatgatggaagatgaagactagggaggtcgggggttccaccccttggggatgaattatcggcaggaacccctggtaaatttaaaagtaggtccccaagggtcagatacaacttttatggtagattcgggtgccgaaagatctagcgtaatccagatacctcccggcgcccgaactggaacaaaggtaatgggagtatccggtattggaggcaaaataatacaagtacctgttatagaaaacgtgaaaattgaacatgaggatagggtaatgggacaggacctacttttgttaccctctgcgagattcaacctgctcgggcgggatctgcaagtcaggctaggcatcgggactgtgcccaggaacgggaagataatggtacagctgtttgccctcagggaagaagacgataggaaaataagcccggaggtatggtaccaggaagggaaccgggggggtttgaacgtccccccttgcaaatctcactattacctaacagttcgccagtacggagaaaacagtaccctatttcaatggaaggaagaaaagggctgcagccgatgattgaaggactgatcgctgacggactactggaggaatgtatgtcaccgtataataccccaatactcccggtgcgaaagccagatgggacttatctgatggtacaagacctgcggggcctaaatgcagtagtccaaacccgatacccggtagcgcccaacccttacacactgatgagtaagatctcccctgaccataaatggttcagtgtaatagatctaaaagatgccttctggagttgcccgctagaagagagcagtcgtgacatgtttgcgttcgaatgggaaaatcctacgacggggcggaaaagacaactccggtggacggtcctgccacaggggttcaccgaatcacctaacctatttgggcaggtcttggagcaagtactagcagaattccaatgtgctccagagagccaactgctacagtatgtggacgatctattactatccgggccaacacaggaaggggtgcaggaagacaccatcagactactgaacttcctggggaagcaggggctacgggtctcaaagaaaaagttacaatttgtagaaaaggaagtaaggtatctgggacacagggtcagtaaaggacagcgatgcattaccccagaaaggatagctggaataacaggaatgtcactaccacgtaccaagaaggagatacgcaccagttaatttgcgatgcacttgatatcgaatggaagtaccataccccgtggcatccccagagttcgggaagagtagaacgaatgaacagcaccctagaggcacaactgaccaagttgatgttagaaaccaaactaccatggactaagtgtctccctattgcccttttaagaatacgaacagcgccccgcaaggacataggaatatccccatatgagatgttgttcggactcccgtattggaataaggtagaagggtaccccacgctacaagggggtgatatctttgtaagggactatttactggcactgtcccgctcctttgcagaactgcggaaaaagggtctcttggcccagactccgccgctcgactttgctttacatcagatcgtgcctggagattgggttctggtaaggacctggaagccggagaagttacagccacagtgggaaggccctttccaggtcctgctaacaacagaggcggctgtacggacaaaagaaaaagggtggacacacgcatccagggtaaaaggaccggtgaagcccgaaagccacactgagtggacctgtgttcccggtgaagaaccgttggtggtgaggctgaaaaggcagcaaaaatgaactctatgtggactgtaacattattgactgtaatatatttgattctatatgtcggggaaattgaagggaaatgtgacaagtgcagaaccgtggtacgagtggggcagagggtgttcccaggatcatttgtgtcccactcgcatgtgaatgatcgatgctataatctaagcaagagagaaacatgttgggagaatagtaaaccttattaccaagtctataataaaggatacatgggacagggggggaccatgagaagtctcagctgtcccaggaaagaccggTGGTTGTGTATAAACAAGGGAGGGCAGTGGGACATCCCATCTACACTGGTTAAGGAACATGCAGATAAGGTAAAGGAGATTATAATACAGGATGAGAAGAAAAAGGAGGCGGAAGAGCGCGAGCAAAGGAAGGCGGCAGTGGTCTCCACGGACCCGTCTATATAtcaggagatagagagagatatagTCCTCCCCGATGTTAAAGAGAACCTCTTTATAGACTTAGCAACTCGGATTGCCAAGAGCCTAAATGTGAGTGGTTGTTGGGTCTGTGGAGGACCGCACATGAGTGAACAGTGGCCGTGGAGGGGTGAGAGCTTGAGTGTGTGGGAATTGCTTGCGCACAATTGGACAAATGTCCCAGACCGGAAGAAGCAAAGGTGGAAATTGACCAATTACCCGGAGGGACAAGTATGTGttgaaaggaaagggaaagtaaAGGTGGGAGAAAGTCCCTGTCGAAGCATTAAATTAGCAAAGAGGGAAGGTAATGTTACCTGGTGGCCAGAGGAGCCAGCATGGTACATAACCAGAGAACAGAATGGCAGTTGCGAGGCCATAGGAAACGGCTCTAAACTCTGGAAGTGCAGCGGAACGAATCCGTACGAAGGGGTCCCCAGGGTCAGGGAAGTatggaaggaagcaaagaaagGAGGATCTGCCCTGGAGGGGTTATTCTGGATCTGCGGTAATCAGGCGTATACCAAACTACCGTGGGACTGGGCGGGTGTTTGCTTCCTGGGTCTCATaagaccggagttcttcctcctgcctcaggagggtgaccggaagctgggaattaagctgtttgattcattaaggagagaaacacgggagataaaggtgggcgagtggggtgatgagtggccaccggctcgcatcattgaatactatgggccagcgacctgggcccaggatgggtcgtgggggtatcgcactcctgtctacatgttaaaccgaattattagactgcaggcggtggtggaagtgataaccaatcaaacagcactggcattggagctgttggcaaaacagcagagtcagatgcgaacagcaatataccagaacaggctggctgtggattacctattggcctctgaaggcggggtatgtgggaagttcaatcttacaaactgttgccttaagatagacgacagtggaaaggccgtgttaaaaatatccgacaaaattcggaaactggcccacgtgccagtacaaacctggagatccctggggaacatgagttggctagacgggctactgggaggtagttggtggcgcaccgctctcctagtagcaggcgggggtctaatgattctcttacttttgccgtgtttgattccttgtatacgaacactgatcaggcgcagtatattccagctccaggcagtagcgataccccatcatgggacaaacgagctaaaacttatgctattaaagaagaaagtgggccccctgggagtgagagaaatgctagctgaaacgcacatcttaaaaagaaaaagggtggtattgtaagatattgtaagattcaaaattaagatgtgcatttctgacaggtccgggttaaagtcaaaggacaaatgtgatttaattatgtctagggacaactgtgatttagttatgtctgggttaaagtctgtaaacaagtgtgatctaattatgaatgcagaagccttgacaaaattaactgtttgtggaatcattgaagtcctgagatatggactattgtgttacagaaacgtgtaaaaaaacaactccaaatatggaatgggataagactatgtacctcccgagtcagggaggaagggtggtaaggaagaaggataaaacctgctgccctgtaaggttcaggtttcccttctctgaaggggcccagctctgcagaactgttaataaactttgtttccttgaatttgtcttgaagccattattcgggagcgtggctcgtttctgacaatcATTGAGTATAATCCAttcaaaaaagaaagagaaagatttTAAATATGAAGAGAATGATGGGATTAGTGCAGGAGAGTGGTACGAAGGTAAAATGCCAGCCACGAACTTATGAATGTCAGGGAAGGCATGGGAAGAATGAGTGGGAATGAGCagaaagagactgcagagagttataGACTCAATCAGATCCATCACGgacacagccctccccaccaccgagGACAACTTCCAACGGCAGTGTCTCAAGAGGGtgacacccatcattaaggatcctcaccacctggaacatggcctcttctcattatcTCCAGAGGTGATGGAGACCCCATTAAGGAAAAATCACACACCATAAACTCATCCAATTGAGAAAAATGTATTAGCATAGACAGAAGATTTGTTACTGTGCAAAAACAGGGAAACGATATAATTCATCATTTTATAGTTTTGCTGGATGAAAAATGAGTAAAGGGGCACAATTAGTCCTGAAGAACGATTTCACCCCAACATTGACTGCTTATGtctggagatgctgcctgacctgttgagttcctccagtgttttctatgtgtgctctggatttccagcaactgctgaatctcttgtgtttccagtTAGTCTTGGTTAGAGTTGTATGAATGACCACAATAAAAGGAATTAGGTTGGAAAATAAACTGCAAGAAGACAAAAGAATCCTAAGACAGGATAAAGAATGGTTACAGAGTGAGGACCATATAGTAATTGGAATATGGTCGAAGAACAGCCACATTGGAATTTAAAATTGAGTGAGGCTAATGAATATTCAGGATGAGGGAGATCAGACACCCTCAGAAACAAAAGACAAAGTGAATTTTCAAATACAACAACTAGAAAAGCAAACATAATGCTACCTTTAACATAAGAAGGAAGGAGTACAAAAGTAGGGTGGTCTTGTTACAACTGTGCAATGTTTTGATTGGATCTGTGTGAAACATTGCATTTATTTTATCAAAAAGAAAAATCAATTCCAATGAAATCTTCATGTCTGACAGTGAAACAGGAAATAAATAGAATGACAAAATATCTCATTGATTTACAAATAGCATGTAATTTCCACATTGAGGAGCAGACAATAATGAACGATTGTATGATTACACATCCCATGTCAAATTCATTTGGACATCCACACACGGGCTATTGGACAGTTATTTTACAACTTGCACTCGTTTGTCAATCACACTTTATTGCACAAGGAGAAGAGCTCAGTCAGGGTCATTGAACTGTTCTGAAGTTTCAGCTCAAAATTGACGAGTTTTATACAGATATTGATCCAATAATAAGTTAATGTACTTCTGAATCACATTACTTGCATATTTAAGTTCCAATCATAATACATATTTCAGGTACTAATATCCAGTAAAAATGTATGAGTTAAAGGCCAATCATGCATTAGAATTAGTAAAATCACTGTCCAATTGCTAGTGTGCCTTCGTTTACATTCTTATCTTGTCTTGGTATGCCCGGTGGCCTTGGGTCCCAGTGTGGCAAAGAAGCTGAGCAAAGAGGAGCTGGGCTCTCAGGGATTGAGTTTTGCTTGGGGAACCATGTTCAGCTCAGTAACTGTACAATGTCTGCACACTGTTCTGTCAGCACCTCATCTTAACCCTTGCCTTGCTGCAACTTTCATAGATACAGTTGTTAAaacataaataaaaatgtttccaCTTGTGGTAaataaggcagagatagagtggatgtggagaggatgtttcctatctagGAGTCAGAGGGAATCTAGGAgcagaaggcacagactcagaataaaaaGA
It includes:
- the LOC140719026 gene encoding endogenous retrovirus group 3 member 1 Env polyprotein-like, with translation MNSMWTVTLLTVIYLILYVGEIEGKCDKCRTVVRVGQRVFPGSFVSHSHVNDRCYNLSKRETCWENSKPYYQVYNKGYMGQGGTMRSLSCPRKDRWLCINKGGQWDIPSTLVKEHADKVKEIIIQDEKKKEAEEREQRKAAVVSTDPSIYQEIERDIVLPDVKENLFIDLATRIAKSLNVSGCWVCGGPHMSEQWPWRGESLSVWELLAHNWTNVPDRKKQRWKLTNYPEGQVCVERKGKVKVGESPCRSIKLAKREGNVTWWPEEPAWYITREQNGSCEAIGNGSKLWKCSGTNPYEGVPRVREVWKEAKKGGSALEGLFWICGNQAYTKLPWDWAGVCFLGLIRPEFFLLPQEGDRKLGIKLFDSLRRETREIKVGEWGDEWPPARIIEYYGPATWAQDGSWGYRTPVYMLNRIIRLQAVVEVITNQTALALELLAKQQSQMRTAIYQNRLAVDYLLASEGGVCGKFNLTNCCLKIDDSGKAVLKISDKIRKLAHVPVQTWRSLGNMSWLDGLLGGSWWRTALLVAGGGLMILLLLPCLIPCIRTLIRRSIFQLQAVAIPHHGTNELKLMLLKKKVGPLGVREMLAETHILKRKRVVL